The Triticum aestivum cultivar Chinese Spring chromosome 3A, IWGSC CS RefSeq v2.1, whole genome shotgun sequence genome includes a region encoding these proteins:
- the LOC123063265 gene encoding uncharacterized protein: MSATPSAPATQPGLGVSSTASTAHGQAAIANVKSKDPGWKYCICPDENKKNSLRCIYCNNLYTNGITRIKFHLGNIPNSGVLPCTKVPADVRDEIVEYLTRKGEKKAIKVTEQKRRRCEVDLSHSEGEGASDSDGTNNSVLVLKSARGTTSKSSSGPMEKFCKLTPKEAIAARKEKVADNIQLKLTTGRREQKRIRACEYICQFFYEACIPFNAVTLPSFDLMLESIGQYGEDLDGPSPYEMGGPYLKKRKKRVKDSFKAHKEHWELTGCTIMTDAWTDIRGRGVMNLVVHSAYGVVFLDSVDCSAAKKMVSTSLIL, encoded by the exons ATGTCAGCCACACCGTCGGCGCCGGCGACTCAGCCAG GCCTCGGCGTGTCAAGCACAGCATCAACAGCCCATGGACAAGCTGCCATTGCGAATGTGAAATCAAAAGACCCAGGATGGAAATATTGCATTTGCCCGGATGAAAACAAGAAGAATTCACTTAGGTGCATCTATTGTAATAATCTGTACACCAATGGTATTACTCGGATCAAGTTCCACCTTGGAAACATTCCGAATTCCGGTGTTCTACCTTGCACAAAAGTGCCTGCTGATGTAAGGGATGAAATTGTTGAGTATTTGACAAGGAAGGGTGAGAAAAAGGCAATAAAGGTTACAGAGCAGAAGAGAAGGAGATGTGAAGTGGACTTGAGCCACTCAGAGGGGGAAGGTGCTAGTGACTCAGATGGCACAAACAATTCTGTTCTTGTGCTGAAGTCAGCGCGTGGCACAACGTCTAAATCCTCAAGTGGCCCTATGGAAAAGTTCTGCAAATTGACACCCAAAGAGGCTATTGCTGCAAGGAAGGAAAAAGTTGCTGATAATATCCAATTAAAGCTGACAACTGGGAGAAGAGAACAAAAAAGGATTCGTGCTTGTGAGTACATTTGCCAATTCTTCTATGAAGCATGCATTCCCTTCAATGCAGTCACACTTCCAAGCTTTGACCTTATGCTTGAGTCAATTGGACAATACGGCGAAGACCTAGATGGTCCTAGTCCTTATGAAATGGGTGGGCCATacttgaagaagaggaagaagagagtgaaggaTTCCTTCAAGGCACACAAGGAACATTGGGAGCTCACTGGATGTACAATCATGACAGATGCATGGACAGACATAAGAGGAAGAGGGGTAATGAACTTGGTGGTTCATAGTGCTTATGGTGTAGTTTTTCTTGATTCTGTGGATTGTTCAGCTGCTAAAAAAATGGTAAGTACATCTTTGATCTTGTAG